In Cryptococcus neoformans var. neoformans JEC21 chromosome 5 sequence, one genomic interval encodes:
- a CDS encoding hydrolase, putative, whose protein sequence is MPHKIILDTDPGVDDVLAILLALSSPEVDLALISIVFGNTHAPVAHSNLLKIYHLLAQEVAQTAGAEGRYGRLKGQVKTVLAMGEDGPIGGEKAVAAYFHGPDGLSNISETHPHFTPPEIQPGDMHAHLDTSPKPSYEVILDILRAEPDDSVTIVALGPLTNIAHSLRADPETFTKVSRVVWMGGAIDHPGNTSPVAEFNCFADPYAASSVISAAKEGKIELVMAPLDITTPHAIPFSDLIHPSVVPIPEPSTGAVRKAPETPTPLEAFISAMLVRVRGLQASFGLPDAMEMHDPVAVWYAIAHAGVPRGAGPVEGWALQGREFTVERTGEYTRGMCVVDRRGTGETGVDRSKDERILSHGLAQDTGNTLPEKALKPRMLPLVITRTPGAEVLRSTLLGRVFGERE, encoded by the exons ATGCCGCACAAAATCATCCTCGACACCGACCCAGGCGTAGACGACGtcctcgccatcctcctcgcGCTCTCTTCTCCCGAAGTCGACCTGgccctcatctccatcgtcTTTGGCAACACCCACGCGCCCGTTGCGCATAGTAACTTGTTAAAGATATATCATCTCCTGGCGCAAGAGGTGGCGCAGACTGCGGGCGCGGAGGGGAGGTATGGGAGGTTGAAGGGGCAGGTGAAGACGGTGTTGGCGATGGGGGAGGATGGGCCGATTGGCGGGGAGAAGGCGGTGGCTGCGTACTTT CATGGCCCAGATGGATTGTCAAACATTAGCGAGACGCACCCTCATTTCACTCCTCCCGAGATTCAGCCAGGGGACATGCATGCACATCTCGACACATCGCCTAAACCTTCTTACGAGGTGATACTTGATATCCTCAGGGCGGAGCCTGACGACAGCGTGACCATCGTCGCTCTCGGTCCAT TGACGAACATTGCACACTCTCTGCGTGCCGATCCAGAGACATTCACCAAAGTCTCCCGCGTTGTATGGATGGGCGGTGCGATCGATCACCCGGGTAACACTTCCCCCGTCGCTGAATTCAACTGTTTTGCCGACCCTTACGCCGCGTCTTCCGTCATCTCTGCCGCCAAGGAGGGTAAGATTGAACTCGTCATGGCTCCTCTCGACATCACCACCCCGCACGCCATCCCTTTTTCTGATCTGATCCATCCTTCCGTCGTCCCCATCCCCGAGCCATCCACCGGTGCTGTCCGAAAAGCCCCAGAAACGCCCACGCCGCTGGAAGCGTTCATCTCTGCGATGCTCGTCAGGGTCCGTGGTCTCCAAGCGAGTTTTGGGCTACCAGATGCGATGGAGATGCATGATCCTGTAGCTGTGTGGTATGCCATTGCGCACGCTGGTGTTCCCCGCGGAGCCGGGCCGGTGGAAGGGTGGGCGCTGCAGGGACGGGAGTTTACGGTCGAGCGGACGGGCGAGTACACGAGAGGGATGTGTGTGGTGGATCGACGCGGGACGGGGGAGACAGGCGTGGATAGGAGTAAGGATGAGCGTATTCTTTCACACGGGCTGGCGCAGGACACGGGAAATACATTGCCAGAGAAGGCGTTGAAGCCGCGGATGTTGCCGCTTGTGATCACGCGCACGCCGGGGGCAGAAGTACTGAGGAGCACGCTGCTTGGACGGGTGTTTGGAGAGCGGGAGTAA
- a CDS encoding leukotriene-A4 hydrolase, putative, whose translation MLPCQDTPAVKATYGARVRSGRGLEVLMSALRKDTVDLGDGITEFIYDQPVGIPSYLIAIGAGELTYKPFDKLSGRNWNTGCWTEPGNMDAAYWEFHKDTANFVATAEDLASEYKFGVYDVLFLPESFPYGGMENSCLTFATPTIIAGDRSQVDVVAHEISHSWFGNGIGCASWRHFWLNEGWTTYLERLIIRATHGEQARQLSFTVGRRGLVDDLARLESRFQRLVAEYKDYEDPDEGYSQVPYEKGANFLYYLEQTVGGLEIFLPYMKDYVKTFEGYAITTEQWRGHLFHYFGSLKNGEEIVRKLGKVDWDEWLHGDGGDLCVDIKYDDTLSKACYDLAERWNHARDSEDFSDFSPKDVENFSTTQKVIMLDRLETYPAFPPKAVSALDKAYSLSSTGNAEIALRFFEIALKSSADYAEKAAEWVVSKGRMKFCRPVFRLLNEQAPELAKKTFMEHAGFYHPIARKMIAKDLGLKVE comes from the exons ATGCTTCCTTGCCAAGATACGCCTGCGGTCAAGGCGACTTATGGTGCCAGGGTCCGTTCTGGTAGGGGTTTGGAAGTGTTGATGAGTGCGTTGAGGAAAGATACTGTTGACCTTGGGGATGGTATTACGGAATTTATCTATGATCAG CCCGTTGGCATCCCGAGCTACCTCATCGCCATCGGTGCAGGCGAACTCACCTACAAACCATTCGACAAGCTCTCTGGCCGGAACTGGAATACCGGCTGCTGGACCGAACCCGGAAACATGGACGCTGCCTATTGGGAATTCCACAAGGACACTGCCAACTTTGTCGCTACCGCCGAGGACCTCGCGTCCGAGTACAAGTTTGGCGTTTACgacgtcctcttcctccccgaGTCCTTCCCTTACGGCGGAATGGAAAACTCTTGTCTCACTTTCGCCACACCGACCATCATTGCCGGTGACCGATCCCAGGTAGACGTTGTCGCTCATGAGATTAGTCACTCGTGGTTCGGTAACGGGATCGGGTGTGCGTCATGGCGACATTTCTGGTTGAATGAAGGATGGACGACCTACCTCGAGCGATTGATCATCCGCGCTACCCACGGCGAACAGGCTCGTCAATTGTCTTTTACTGTCGGTCGACGGGGGTTGGTCGATGACCTTGCCCGATTGGAGTCTCGGTTCCAACGATTGGTCGCAGAGTACAAGGATTACGAGGATCCTGATGAGGGGTACAGTCAGGTACCGTATGAAAAGGGCGCAAACTTTTTGTATTACCTCGAACAGACTGTGGGAGGTCTCGAAATTTTCTTGCCGTACATGAAGGATTACGTCAAGACTTTTGAGGGATATGCGATCACCACTGAGCAGTGGAGGGGCCACTTGTTCCATTACTTTGGTAGTTTAAAGAATGGGGAAGAGATAGTGCGAAAGTTGGGCAAGGTTGATTGGGACGAG TGGCTTCACGGTGACGGTGGTGATCTTTGTGTTGATATCAAGTACGACGACACGCTGTCCAAAGCT TGCTACGACCTCGCTGAGAGGTGGAATCATGCCAGGGACAGCGAAGACTTTTCCGATTTCTCACCCAAGGATGTTGAGAATTTCTCTACTACCCAGAAAG TGATCATGCTCGACCGACTCGAGACCTACCCCGCTTTCCCTCCCAAAGCGGTCTCTGCTCTGGATAAGGCCtactctctctcttccaccggTAACGCCGAGATCGCCCTCCGTTTCTTTGAGATTGCACTCAAATCTTCTGCTGATTATGCCGAAAAGGCGGCCGAATGGGTCGTTTCcaaaggaaggatgaagTTCTGCCGACCAGTTTTCAGGTTGTTGAATGAGCAAGCACCAGAgttggcgaagaagacgttTATGGAGCATGCCGGGTTTTATCACCCTATtgcgaggaagatgattgcAAAGGATCTCGGCCTCAAGGTAGAGTAA
- a CDS encoding protein complex assembly-related protein, putative yields the protein MPPRLPFQPRALRLAPITPLAGPSRLLATAPPTNSKPKGKSPASGDIPPLQRPPGTPIKPSSSPKSWQQKKDEMLDDDRAKAKRKALLHEAKQGYFHDYNQARTARGGKLWIAPNVLIREDKANYFPDISGKSLLGQNVHTTDLFRGKATLVAIISTRLSEEHVQSFVQPVLEDLEGHPDFQYLTINHQPNALKSLLVSFFTSSLKRIIPEHQWPTYLISTGSWSPIDVIQPLGLGNSLLGYIFLVDHNAKVRWAACGLATEEEVKNFRRAAAVLVGRMKGGVGAGAVAGSKAGEKAVEGVVDPALSGSH from the exons ATGCCTCCCAGACTCCCATTCCAGCCACGGGCACTCCGACTTGCGCCAATTACCCCGCTCGCAGGCCCCTCGAGGCTCCTGGCAACCGCCCCTCCGACAAACTCCAAGCCAAAAGGTAAATCACCCGCCTCGGGCGACATTCCCCCCCTTCAGCGGCCACCCGGAACCCCTATCAAACCCAGTTCATCTCCTAAATCATggcagcagaagaaggatgagatgcTCGATGATGACCGTGCGAAAGCCAAGAGGAAGGCGTT ATTACATGAAGCGAAGCAAGGGTATTTCCACGATTATAATCAAGCTAGAACAGCAAGGGGTGGTAAACTCTGGATAGCGCCGAATGTTCTCATTCGCGAAGAC AAAGCAAACTACTTCCCCGACATTTCTGGTAAATCCCTTCTTGGACAGAATGTCCATACAACGGACTTGTTCAGGGGCAAGGCAACACTTGTGGCTATCATCTCCACCCGATTATCAGAAGAGCACGTTCAGTCTTTCGTTCAGCCTGTACTGGAGGATTTGGAAGGGCACCCGGATTTCCAGTATCTTACT ATCAACCATCAACCCAACGCTCTCAAATCTCTCCTcgtatccttcttcacctcttccctcaaACGTATTATCCCTGAACACCAGTGGCCTACATATCTAATCTCCACCGGCTCCTGGTCGCCTATCGACGTCATCCAGCCTCTCGGACTTGGTAACAGTCTATTGGGGTACATCTTCTTAGTGGATCATAACGCTAAAGTGAGGTGGGCGGCGTGTGGGCTCGCgactgaggaggaggtaaAGAACTTTAGGAGGGCAGCGGCAGTACTGGttggaaggatgaaaggTGGAGTTGGGGCTGGGGCTGTGGCTGGGAGTAAAGCGGGGGAAAAGGCGGTAGAAGGGGTGGTGGACCCTGCATTGAGCGGATCACATTAG
- a CDS encoding mitochondrial processing peptidase, putative yields MMRIPAAPRFASKASTSSRLLVPSRRATTAATSSAHTLNPAGTVTTLPNKLRVATESIPGHFHAVGVYIDAGSRYESQRTSGVSHLLDRLAFKSTDKHTDAQMTTLIDSLGSQVTCASSRETIMYQSTVFPQSLPLAFELISSTIRHPLLLPEELLAQKEAAAYEIREIWAKPELILPEILHTVAFRDNTLGMPLLCPESQLGVLGEEEVRGFMRDWYRPERMVVAGVGMPHEELVMLAEKFFGDMPATTTSPGSLHPSVTQAQQPLGSKSFATASALPVSQDYTDLAHAKAQYTGGELYMEKPEEEFVHIHIGFEGLGIHDPDIYALATLQTLLGGGGSFSAGGPGKGMYTRLYTKVLNQYHAVDFCAAFHHCYADSGLFGISASVYPQFASRIVDVMAGQLHALTGPMFGGVEEKEVRRAKNMLKSTLVMALESRLTAVEDLGRQVQIHGHKVPVEDMCAKIDALTMADLHRVANRILRPGNSSEGRVNYGLGSGKATVVAQGPGLGALGDVRRILKDRWVLGV; encoded by the exons ATGATGAGGATACCAGCAGCCCCCCGCTTCGCTTCAAAAGCGAGCACCAGCTCGAGACTGCTAGTGCCTTCCCGACGGGCCACAACAGCCGCCACTTCTTCCGCTCAC ACATTGAACCCTGCTGGAACGGTCACAACACTTCCTAACAAACTTCGTGTTGCTACCGAGTCTATTCCTGGGCATTTCCACGCTGTGGGAGTCTACATCGATGCCGGTAGTCGATATGAAAGTCAGAGGACTAGTGGCGTATCCCATCTTTTGGACAGACTGGCTTTCAAG AGCACAGACAAGCATACTGATGCCCAGATGACCACCCTCATCGACTCTTTGGGTTCACAAGTTACTTGTGCTTCTTCCCGTGAGACCATCATGTACCAGTCAACCGTTTTCCCCCAgtctctccctctcgcATTCGAactcatctcttccactATCCGAcaccctctcctcctcccagaAGAGCTTTTGGCGCAAAAGGAGGCTGCTGCGTATGAGATTCGGGAAATCTGGGCGAAGCCGGAATTGATCTTGCCGGAAATATTGCATACCGTCGCTTTCCGGGACAACACCCTTGGTATGCCCCTGCTCTGTCCTGAGAGTCAGTTGGGCGTgcttggagaggaggaagttaGAGGATTTATGAGGGACTGGTACCGACcagagaggatggtggtTGCTGGTGTCGGTATGCCGCACGAAGAACTCGTCATGCTTGCCGAAAAGTTCTTCGGAGACATGCCCGCTACCACTACCAGCCCTGGATCTCTCCACCCCTCTGTTACTCAAGCGCAACAGCCTTTGGGGAGTAAATCGTTTGCGACCGCGTCTGCTTTGCCCGTCTCTCAAGATTACACCGACCTCGCGCACGCTAAAGCCCAGTATACCGGCGGCGAGCTTTACATGGAAaagccagaagaagaatttgTCCATATTCACATTGGCTTCGAAGGATTGGGAATTCATGATCCTGATATC TATGCTCTCGCGACCCTTCAAACTCTGCTGGGCGGAGGCGGCTCCTTCTCCGCCGGAGGGCCAGGTAAAGGCATGTACACCCGCCTCTACACAAAAGTTCTGAACCAATACCACGCCGTTGATTTCTGTGCCGCCTTTCACCACTGTTACGCTGATTCCGGCCTGTTCGGCATCTCAGCCTCTGTGTATCCCCAATTCGCGTCTAGGATAGTTGATGTCATGGCGGGACAACTGCATGCGTTGACGGGACCCATGTTTGGTGgtgtggaggagaaggaggtgagGAGGGCAAAGAATATGTTGAAGAGTACTTTGGTCATGGCGCTGGAGAGTCGCTTGACTGCCGTCGAAG ATCTCGGTCGTCAAGTACAGATCCACGGCCACAAGGTCCCTGTCGAAGACATGTGCGCCAAGATCGATGCGCTCACTATGGCGGACCTCCACCGCGTCGCAAACCGTATTTTAAGACCGGGCAACTCGTCAGAAGGGAGGGTGAATTACGGATTAGGATCGGGCAAGGCGACGGTAGTGGCGCAGGGACCAGGATTGGGTGCGTTGGGCGACGTGAGACGGATACTGAAGGATAGGTGGGTGTTGGGTGTGTAA
- a CDS encoding DNA binding protein, putative, translating into MSEDSMDIDLRPEVEEIEPEGPKPIHRLTKDVINQIAAAEIIHRPSNAIKELLENSLDAGSTSIKISVKDGGLKLLQITDNGHGINKDDLPLLCERYATSKLQKFEDLQSLGTYGFRGEALASISYCSHVEVVTKTKNEGCGWKAHYQDGSLIPAKPGGTADPKPAAANDGTVITAADLFYNMPLRKRAFKSTSDEYNRIIDVVTKYAIHNPHVAWVCKKAGTALPDVATQVGSNTKANIAALYTSALANELLEIPESELQPARLGAKLKGWVSNANSSWSKKGGWLLFINNRLVDSNKLKKAVEGHYTSYLPKGASPWAYLSLQIDPAKIDVNVHPTKSEVRFLNEDEIVDAVVQAVQTALEGANLSRSFTVQTLLPGAPTPLGKRESSNSTIASASFSTRKAAPNYKVRMDPSNRTLDSMFTVIDPSQLSGFVEDGELQEQERPSKRRNVDPEFQGDESIVLDDDNDDEGQAEEGEREQVFADEGESAKGKAKEIEESVCHFTSIQSLRRAVKRDGNAELHEIFQRHAFVGVVDRYQCLSLIQHSTKLFLVNHGSLGDEHFYQLGLRQFGAFNRIRLDPAPQLKELLTLAAEDEPGLLEAGLEVESVVDYIASLLRDRQEMLDEYFSLLITEDGKVETLPMLLKGYTPNLDRLPHFLLCLGTQVDWDNEKECFQTFLRELAFFYSPRPFEDQPPPPHTKDENMTGDELEGVEPTPEEIQHQLWQLEHVLFPSFRRHTVWPKSCMTHVNQLADLPDLFRIFERC; encoded by the exons ATGTCAGAGGATTCTATGGACATCGATCTACGGCCAGAAGTAGAAGAAATTGAACCCGAGGGCCCGAAACCCATACATAGGCTTACAAAAGATGTCATCAACCAGATCGCTGCTGCCGAG ATTATTCATCGACCGTCAAATGCTATCAAGGAGCTCCTTGAAAACTCTCTAGATGCAGGCTCTACATCTATCAAGATTTCAGTCAAGGATGGAGGTCTGAAGCTCTTGCAAATCACCGATAACGGTCATGGCATCAACAAAGATGACTTGCCCCTTCTTTGCGAGCGCTACGCGACTTCAAAGCTGCAAAAGTTTGAGGATCTCCAGTCGTTAGGGACATATGGCTTTAGAGGCGAAGCTCTTGCAAGTATAAGTTACTGCAGTCACGTCGAAGTTGTTACGAAGACCAAAAACGAGGGGTGTGGCTGGAA AGCTCACTATCAAGATGGCAGCTTGATCCCAGCAAAGCCTGGAGGTACCGCAGACCCGAAGCCAGCGGCTGCCAATGACGGAACGGTCATCACG GCTGCAGACCTCTTTTACAACATGCCACTTCGTAAGCGGGCATTCAAGTCAACCTCAGACGAATATAACCGTATTATCGACGTGGTCACCAAATATGCCATTCATAATCCTCACGTTGCGTGGGTATGCAAAAAGGCCGGCACTGCTTTACCTGATGTTGCCACCCAGGTCGGTTCGAATACCAAGGCGAATATCGCGGCACTCTACACATCCGCACTGGCCAATGAGTTGCTAGAAATACCAGAGTCTGAACTGCAGCCTGCTAGGCTAGGTGCAAAGCTAAAAGGCTGGGTGAGTAATGCGAATAGTAGCTGGTCGAAGAAGGGGGGGTGGTTACTTTTCATTAATA ATAGGCTAGTCGATTCGAACAAGTTGAAGAAAGCTGTAGAAGGCCACTACACCTCGTACCTCCCAAAAGGTGCTTCGCCCTGGGCATATCTCAG TCTGCAAATTGACCCCGCAAAAATTGACGTGAATGTACATCCCACAAAGTCAGAGGTCCGTTTTCtcaatgaagatgaaattgTCGACGCTGTCGTGCAAGCCGTTCAAACCGCTCTAGAAGGTGCCAACCTCTCGCGTTCTTTCACCGTTCAA ACTCTGCTTCCTGGTGCCCCTACACCTTTAGGAAAACGTGAAAGTTCAAATTCCACTATAGCATCTGCATCATTCTCTACCCGCAAAGCAGCTCCAAACTATAAAGTCCGCATGGACCCGTCCAACCGTACCCTCGACTCCATGTTCACTGTCATTGACCCCTCCCAACTCTCCGGTTTTGTCGAAGACGGAGAATTGCAGGAACAAGAACGACCTTCCAAAAGGAGGAATGTTGATCCAGAATTTCAAGGTGATGAGTCCATAGTACTGGACGATGATAACGACGACGAGGgacaagcagaagaaggggaaagagaacaaGTTTTCGCggatgaaggggaaagTGCGAAAGGGAAAgcgaaggagattgaggagaGCGTATGTCATTTTACAAGTATCCAATCTTTGAGAAGGGCAGTCAAGAGGGATGGAAATGCTG AGCTTCACGAGATCTTTCAACGGCATGCTTTCGTCGGAGTTGTCGATCGATATCAATGCCTTTCGCTTATCCAGCATAGCACGAAGCTATTCCTTGTCAACCATGGCTCATTGGG TGATGAACATTTTTATCAACTTGGTCTTCGGCAGTTCGGCGCATTTAACCGTATACGCCTTGATCCTGCCCCACAGTTGAAGGAGCTTTTGACGTTAGCGGCAGAGGACGAGCCTGGGCTGCTTGAAGCAGGGTTGGAGGTAGAAAGTGTTGTGGAT TATATCGCAAGCTTGTTAAGAGACCGTCAGGAAATGCTGGACGAATAtttttcccttctcatTACTGAAGACGGAAAAGTGGAGACCCTCCCTATGTTGTTGAAAGGATATACTCCGAATTTGGATCGGTTGCCTCACTTCTTACTATGCCTTGGAACACAA GTGGACTGGGATAATGAAAAGGAATGTTTCCAAACTTTCCTTCGCGAACTCGCATTCTTCTATTCCCCTCGGCCTTTTGAAGACCAACCCCCTCCACCGCACACTAAAGATGAAAACATGACCGGAGACGAGTTAGAGGGTGTAGAGCCCACCCCGGAAGAGATTCAGCATCAGCTCTGGCAGCTCGAGCACGTCTTGTTCCCCAGCTTTAGACGGCACACAGTATGGCCAAAGAGCTGTATGACGCATGTCAATCAACTGGCCGATTTGCCGGACTTGTTTAGGATCTTTGAAAGATGTTAA
- a CDS encoding expressed protein, with protein sequence MPLTVNEPHHHRIKRHYTVRKSPYLVSLVLLLAATSLTLLNIYVPRLIHVKGRNPGPTTFETRYGLYKRCTRSLAVPNSTLAFLESAHPLPTAVDLPLVDIFGIEGPTGDPSKGAGNQWVCQNFPTRSECQQFGEKFCVLWSTSGYAAQLSLVPCLASLISLLFIFLHRGERTARAKARRQQWKLVSGTMLIHCLLQVLSIALILHVFRTDARFESKGSHLDHSFNFGVASAVVSLTQALLLTFTGLAARAGKPWAAGQSALKSRNHRRTRSGRVVLVPEGTHVPPHEAVTVGEVRAVQEVGEPNESTGLLDGHEESVAGGGSQRATDTV encoded by the exons ATGCCGCTGACGGTAAACGAacctcatcaccaccgcATCAAGCGCCATTACACAGTCAGAAAGTCTCCATATCTTGTCTCGCTCGTGTTGTTACTCGCAGCAACATCTCTCACTTTGTTGAACATCTAT GTACCCAGACTCATCCATGTCAAGGGGCGAAATCCAGGACCGACCACATTCGAAACGAG GTATGGCCTTTACAAACG CTGCACTCGCTCTCTAGCTGTACCAAACTCGACGCTTGCTTTCCTCGAATCAGCCCACCCTCTTCCCACTGCGGTTGATCTGCCGTTGGTGGATATTTTTGGTATCGAGGGACCTACTGGCGACCCTTCGAAAGGCGCTGGGAATCAGTGGGTCTGTCAGAATTTCCCTACCAGGTCAGAGTGTCAGCAATTTGGCGAGAAGTTTTGTGTTCTCTGGTCAACATCCGGCTACGCAGCTCAGCTTTCTCTTGTGCCATGCCTTGCCAGCTTGATCAGCCtacttttcatctttttgCACAGGG GAGAGCGTACGGCCAGAGCTAAAGCTCGTCGCCAGCAATGGAAGCTCGTCTCGGGCACCATGCTCATCCACTGCCTTTTGCAAGTGTTATCCATCGCCTTGATTTTGCACGTTTTCAGGACCGATGCTAGGTTCGAGAGTAAAGGCAGTCATTTGG ACCATTCATTCAATTTCGGAGTCGCCTCAGCCGTTGTCTCTCTCACacaagctcttcttttgaCGTTCACGGGTCTTGCAGCTC GCGCGGGCAAACCTTGGGCAGCAGGCCAGTCCGCACTCAAATCACGTAATCACCGCCGTACCCGTTCCGGACGAGTTGTCCTTGTCCCCGAGGGTACCCATGTCCCGCCACACGAGGCTGTTACTGTTGGTGAGGTACGGGCCGTCCAGGAAGTTGGTGAACCGAATGAAAGCACGGGGTTGCTAGACGGACATGAAGAGAGTGTGGCGGGTGGTGGGAGCCAAAGAGCGACCGATACCGTTTGA